One window of the Nocardia huaxiensis genome contains the following:
- the kdpA gene encoding potassium-transporting ATPase subunit KdpA codes for MSTTTAGIVFVVSLIIALAVIHLPLGDYMAKVYSSQRHSKAEKVIYRLIGVQPGVEMTWAVYARSVLAFSAVSILFLFFFQLLQGKLPLHLNDPGTEMTPQLAWNTAVSFVTNTNWQNYSGESTMGHLVQMAGLAVQNFVSAAVGMAVAVALVRGFARRHSADLGNFWVDLVRGTIRILLPIAFVFAIVFVAGGMIQNFHLHDQVVQTVAGAQQTIPGGPVASQEVIKELGTNGGGFYNANSSHPFENPTTWTNWIEIFLILCIPFSLPRAFGRMVGSTKQGYAITAVMGVIALLSIGLTNLFQLQHHGTVPTAIGASMEGVETRFGVSNSATFAASTTLTSTGAVDSFHDSYTSLGGMMTMFNMQLGEVAPGGVGSGLYGMLILAVITVFIAGLMVGRTPEYLGKKITPREIKFAAAYFLVSPLLVLIGTAIAMALPGERAGMLNSGPHGLSEVLYAFTSAANNNGSAFAGLSGNTEWYNTALGLAMLFGRFLPMIFVLALAGSLAQQGHTPESIGTLPTHRPQFVGMVVGVTVILVALTFLPALALGPLAEGIH; via the coding sequence GTGAGCACGACTACAGCGGGGATCGTCTTCGTCGTATCCCTGATCATCGCGCTGGCCGTGATCCATCTGCCGCTCGGCGATTACATGGCCAAGGTCTACAGCAGTCAGCGGCATTCGAAGGCGGAGAAGGTCATCTACCGCCTGATCGGCGTGCAGCCGGGCGTGGAGATGACCTGGGCGGTGTACGCGCGCAGCGTGCTGGCCTTCTCGGCCGTCAGCATTCTGTTCCTGTTCTTCTTTCAGCTGCTGCAGGGCAAACTGCCGCTGCACCTGAATGATCCGGGCACCGAGATGACGCCGCAGCTGGCGTGGAACACCGCGGTCAGCTTCGTCACGAATACCAACTGGCAGAACTACTCCGGCGAATCCACCATGGGTCACCTGGTGCAGATGGCCGGGCTCGCGGTGCAGAACTTCGTGTCCGCGGCCGTCGGCATGGCGGTGGCGGTGGCGCTGGTGCGCGGCTTCGCCCGCAGGCACAGCGCCGATCTGGGCAACTTCTGGGTGGATCTGGTGAGGGGAACCATCCGCATTCTGCTGCCCATCGCCTTCGTGTTCGCGATCGTGTTCGTGGCCGGCGGCATGATCCAGAACTTCCACCTGCACGATCAGGTCGTGCAGACGGTTGCCGGTGCGCAGCAGACCATTCCGGGCGGGCCGGTGGCCAGCCAGGAGGTCATCAAGGAGCTGGGCACCAATGGCGGCGGCTTCTACAACGCCAACTCGTCGCATCCGTTCGAGAACCCGACGACCTGGACCAACTGGATCGAGATCTTCCTGATCCTGTGCATCCCGTTCTCGCTGCCGCGCGCCTTCGGCCGCATGGTGGGCAGCACCAAGCAGGGCTACGCCATCACCGCCGTCATGGGCGTGATCGCGCTGCTGTCGATCGGGCTGACCAACCTGTTCCAGCTGCAGCACCACGGCACCGTGCCGACCGCCATCGGCGCGTCCATGGAGGGCGTGGAAACCCGCTTCGGCGTCTCGAATTCGGCGACCTTCGCCGCGTCGACCACGCTGACCTCGACCGGTGCGGTGGACTCCTTCCACGACTCGTACACCAGCCTCGGCGGCATGATGACCATGTTCAATATGCAGCTGGGCGAGGTCGCGCCCGGCGGTGTCGGCTCGGGCCTGTACGGCATGCTGATCCTGGCCGTGATCACGGTCTTCATCGCGGGCCTCATGGTCGGGCGCACGCCGGAATACCTGGGCAAGAAGATCACGCCGCGCGAAATCAAGTTCGCCGCAGCGTATTTCCTGGTGAGTCCGCTGCTCGTGCTGATCGGCACCGCCATCGCCATGGCCCTGCCGGGTGAGCGTGCGGGCATGCTGAATTCGGGACCGCACGGACTGTCGGAAGTGCTGTACGCCTTCACCTCCGCGGCCAACAACAATGGTTCGGCCTTCGCGGGCCTGAGCGGCAATACCGAGTGGTACAACACCGCCCTGGGCCTGGCCATGCTGTTCGGCCGCTTCCTGCCCATGATCTTCGTTCTCGCCCTGGCCGGTTCACTGGCCCAGCAGGGCCACACCCCCGAATCGATCGGCACGCTCCCGACCCACCGGCCGCAGTTCGTCGGCATGGTCGTCGGCGTGACCGTCATCCTGGTGGCCCTGACCTTCCTGCCCGCGCTCGCGCTCGGGCCGCTCGCCGAAGGAATCCACTGA
- a CDS encoding MarR family transcriptional regulator: MGNSANELDALCELVNHRGVVEVLDALAGGPRTVRELCGSMTMRRPGVSRALRVIAARGLVSAGGAGSWDEPLEIGNPMALTDRGWRTVELLASFAVWETIYGQTDSVGDR; the protein is encoded by the coding sequence ATGGGCAATTCGGCGAACGAGCTGGACGCATTGTGCGAGCTGGTGAATCACCGCGGTGTCGTGGAGGTGCTCGACGCGCTCGCCGGCGGCCCCCGCACGGTCCGCGAGCTGTGCGGATCGATGACCATGCGGCGGCCGGGAGTATCCCGGGCGCTGCGGGTCATCGCGGCACGCGGACTGGTGTCGGCCGGCGGCGCGGGGAGCTGGGACGAACCGCTGGAGATCGGAAATCCCATGGCCCTGACCGATCGCGGCTGGCGCACTGTCGAACTGCTCGCCAGTTTCGCGGTCTGGGAAACCATCTACGGGCAGACCGATTCCGTCGGGGATCGGTGA
- the kdpF gene encoding K(+)-transporting ATPase subunit F yields MIQNIVGLILAIGIAVYLVAALLFPERF; encoded by the coding sequence GTGATTCAGAACATTGTGGGTCTGATTCTGGCCATTGGCATCGCCGTCTACCTGGTTGCGGCCCTGCTGTTCCCGGAGAGGTTCTGA
- a CDS encoding potassium-transporting ATPase subunit C yields the protein MRMSTWIRQHVAALRALLVLTVITGIVYPLAVFAVAQLPGLKDRSNGSLLERDGTTVGSSLIGQAFTDSDGNPLRQYFQSRPSAAGDGYDPMSTAASNLGPESIVDSAPDETALLSTVCARSKAVGELEGVDGSRPFCTPGGVGAVLAVFGPRTAAGEVDQPVRVVSVNEFCSVTRTPFLAEYKGVQVDCRGADEDVSQARIVPIRGAAPEHPAVPADAVTASGSGLDPNITPDYAAIQLARVAKARNISEDQVHALVDAHTDGRTLGFLGEPRVNVVQLNLDLDAKYPFQG from the coding sequence ATGCGCATGTCAACTTGGATTCGCCAACATGTGGCGGCGCTGCGCGCGCTGCTGGTGCTCACGGTGATCACCGGAATCGTCTATCCCCTGGCGGTTTTCGCGGTCGCTCAACTGCCCGGACTGAAGGACAGGTCGAACGGGTCGCTGCTCGAGCGGGACGGAACAACGGTGGGCTCCAGCCTGATCGGGCAGGCGTTCACCGACTCCGACGGCAACCCGCTGCGGCAGTACTTCCAGAGCCGGCCCTCTGCGGCCGGTGACGGATACGACCCCATGTCCACCGCCGCGAGCAATCTGGGGCCGGAGAGCATCGTGGACAGCGCCCCCGATGAGACGGCGCTGCTGAGCACCGTGTGCGCCCGCAGCAAGGCCGTCGGCGAGCTCGAGGGCGTGGACGGCAGCCGCCCGTTCTGCACCCCGGGCGGGGTCGGCGCGGTGCTTGCGGTCTTCGGGCCGCGCACCGCCGCCGGTGAGGTCGATCAGCCGGTGCGGGTGGTCAGCGTCAACGAGTTCTGCTCGGTGACCCGGACCCCGTTCCTGGCGGAGTACAAGGGCGTGCAGGTCGACTGCCGGGGCGCCGATGAGGATGTCTCGCAGGCGCGCATCGTGCCGATTCGCGGTGCCGCGCCGGAGCATCCGGCCGTGCCCGCCGACGCGGTGACGGCCAGCGGCAGCGGCCTGGACCCGAACATCACGCCCGACTACGCGGCCATCCAGCTCGCACGAGTCGCCAAGGCTCGCAACATTTCCGAGGATCAGGTCCACGCTCTGGTCGACGCGCACACCGACGGCCGCACCCTGGGCTTCCTGGGTGAGCCGCGAGTGAACGTGGTCCAGCTGAACCTGGACCTGGACGCGAAGTACCCCTTCCAGGGCTGA
- the kdpB gene encoding potassium-transporting ATPase subunit KdpB, translating into MSAPTVDIEKPESASAHKGRVTSGLFDPQMLLKSLPDAFRKLDPRTMWRNPVMLIVEIGAVWSTVLAIADPSFFGWAIVVWLWATVLFANLAEAVAEGRGKAQADTLRKAKTDTVARRLADWSPGARLVEEKVAAPDLQRGDYVVVEAGQVIPGDGDVVEGIASVDESAITGESAPVIRESGGDRSAVTGGTTVLSDRIIVKITQEPGGSFIDKMIALVEGASRQKTPNEVALNILLASLTIIFVGAVATLQPLAIFAKANNPGVPDSISLTADGISGIVMVSLLVCLIPTTIGALLSAIGIAGMDRLVQRNVLAMSGRAVEAAGDVNTLLLDKTGTITLGNRQASDFVPMPGITSDEIADAAQLSSLADETPEGRSIVVYAKTAYNKRERVPGELVGANWVEFTAQTRMSGVDLADGHQLRKGAASAVTEWVRGHGGEIPAEVGATVDGISASGGTPLVVAEIKKGQARLLGVIHLKDVVKEGMRERFDEMRRMGIRTVMITGDNPLTAKAIADEAGVDDFLAEATPEDKLALIKQEQDGGRLVAMTGDGTNDAPALAQADVGVAMNTGTSAAKEAGNMVDLDSDPTKLIEIVEIGKQLLITRGALTTFSIANDIAKYFAIIPALFVALFPAMDKLNIMRLASPQSAILSAVIFNAIIIVVLIPLALKGVNYRPAAASKLLSRNLAVYGVGGIIAPFIGIKLIDLVVQFLPGMS; encoded by the coding sequence ATGTCTGCTCCCACTGTTGATATCGAGAAGCCCGAATCGGCTTCCGCGCACAAGGGGCGGGTAACGAGCGGACTGTTCGATCCGCAGATGCTGCTGAAGTCGTTGCCGGACGCCTTCCGCAAGCTGGACCCGCGCACCATGTGGCGCAACCCCGTCATGCTGATCGTCGAGATCGGCGCGGTGTGGTCGACCGTCCTCGCGATCGCCGATCCGTCCTTCTTCGGCTGGGCGATCGTCGTATGGCTCTGGGCCACCGTCCTTTTCGCCAATCTGGCCGAGGCCGTCGCCGAAGGGCGCGGCAAGGCGCAGGCCGATACCTTGCGAAAGGCCAAGACCGACACCGTCGCTCGGCGGCTGGCGGACTGGTCGCCGGGTGCGCGGCTGGTCGAGGAGAAGGTGGCCGCGCCGGATCTGCAGCGCGGCGACTATGTGGTCGTCGAAGCCGGTCAGGTCATTCCGGGTGACGGTGATGTCGTGGAAGGCATTGCGTCGGTGGACGAGTCGGCCATCACCGGTGAATCCGCGCCGGTGATCCGTGAGTCCGGCGGCGACCGTTCCGCGGTCACCGGCGGCACCACGGTGCTGTCGGACCGCATCATCGTCAAGATCACGCAGGAGCCGGGCGGCTCGTTCATCGACAAGATGATCGCGCTCGTCGAGGGCGCGTCACGGCAGAAGACGCCCAACGAGGTCGCGCTCAATATCCTGCTGGCCTCGCTCACCATCATCTTCGTGGGCGCGGTGGCCACCCTGCAGCCCCTGGCGATCTTCGCCAAGGCGAACAATCCCGGTGTGCCGGACAGCATTTCGCTGACCGCGGACGGCATCAGCGGCATCGTCATGGTCTCGCTGCTGGTGTGCCTCATCCCGACCACCATCGGCGCGCTGCTGTCGGCCATCGGCATCGCCGGCATGGACCGGCTCGTACAGCGCAATGTGCTGGCCATGTCGGGCCGGGCGGTCGAGGCCGCCGGTGATGTGAACACGCTGCTGCTGGACAAGACCGGGACGATCACCCTCGGCAACCGTCAGGCTTCGGACTTCGTGCCGATGCCGGGCATCACCTCCGATGAGATCGCCGATGCCGCACAGCTTTCCAGCCTCGCGGACGAGACCCCCGAGGGCCGCTCCATCGTGGTGTACGCCAAGACCGCGTACAACAAGCGCGAGCGCGTCCCGGGTGAGCTGGTCGGCGCGAACTGGGTGGAATTCACCGCCCAGACCCGCATGTCGGGTGTGGACCTGGCCGACGGGCATCAGCTGCGCAAGGGTGCGGCCAGCGCGGTCACCGAATGGGTGCGCGGGCACGGCGGCGAGATTCCGGCCGAGGTCGGCGCAACCGTCGACGGCATCTCGGCTTCCGGCGGCACGCCGCTGGTGGTCGCGGAGATCAAGAAGGGGCAGGCCCGCCTGCTCGGCGTCATTCATCTGAAGGACGTCGTCAAGGAAGGCATGCGGGAACGCTTCGACGAGATGCGGCGCATGGGCATCCGCACCGTCATGATCACCGGCGACAATCCGTTGACCGCCAAGGCGATCGCCGATGAGGCCGGTGTCGACGACTTCCTCGCCGAGGCCACCCCCGAGGACAAGCTCGCGCTGATCAAGCAGGAGCAGGACGGTGGCCGCCTGGTCGCCATGACCGGTGACGGCACCAATGACGCGCCCGCGCTCGCACAGGCCGATGTGGGTGTCGCCATGAACACCGGCACCTCCGCCGCCAAAGAGGCGGGCAATATGGTGGATCTGGATTCCGATCCGACCAAGCTCATCGAGATCGTGGAGATCGGCAAGCAGTTGCTGATCACCCGTGGCGCGCTCACCACGTTCTCCATCGCCAACGACATCGCCAAATACTTCGCGATCATTCCCGCGCTGTTCGTGGCCCTGTTCCCGGCGATGGACAAGCTGAACATCATGCGGCTGGCCAGCCCGCAATCGGCCATCCTGTCCGCGGTCATCTTCAACGCGATCATCATCGTGGTGCTGATCCCGTTGGCGCTCAAGGGCGTCAACTATCGTCCGGCCGCGGCGTCCAAGCTGCTGAGCCGCAATCTGGCCGTCTACGGCGTGGGCGGCATTATTGCCCCGTTCATCGGCATCAAGCTGATCGACCTCGTCGTCCAATTCCTCCCCGGGATGTCCTGA